The following proteins are co-located in the Spirosoma montaniterrae genome:
- a CDS encoding TonB-dependent receptor, with amino-acid sequence MKRTLPVLLLSWFLCITAFAQDRRLTGRVLDGNDNSPLPGANVVIKGTQTGVVTDANGQFTLQLPAGRTVLTVSAIGFATQEATIGNQSDLAITLTPDIKTLSEVVVTGYGTQSKKDITGAVASIDSKALLAVPITNAAQGLQGRIAGVNVSNDNSPGGGIMVRIRGFGTINDNTPLYVIDGVPTQGNLNTINPNDIESMQILKDASAASIYGSRAGNGVVIITTKKGKAGKPRLTYDAYYGQQSAWKFLDLLNTQEYANLVWEAGINSLNPLRNGVPQPGTNGQLTYPRHAQFGNGARPVIPYWILPAGSTDPNDPRAADALYNNTPTARNLITRANQEGTDWYDVIFNPAPIQNHQIGVSGATEAARYAMSLNYFDQKGIMEYTSYKRYALRANTEFNVTKRVRIGENFQVSYGERIGQPNGNQNEANPVSFAYRIQPIIPVYDIRNYFAGTSGADLDNARNPLADLWRNKDNKEREIRLFGNAYADFDILKNLTFRTSFGVDYNLFNVRRYRAIDVESNEQAGSNSLIQENRYDYTWTWYNTLTYNMTIANRHRFNVILGTEAIKSFGEGFLAERQGFASDDLTNRYLFAGRNIIRADGRPFVDYRLASEFGRINYALDDKYLVDFTLRRDRSSRFAPNFRTAIFPAASVGWRVSREGFLSRLSWLTDAKLRAGWGRTGNQSIGDYNFATQYASSPESSFYDLTGSRTSSFQGYELAQFGNENARWETTTSTNIGLDATLLKGRLDLNFDWFNRRTTDMLFPVEVQFTQGVATNPFQNIGEMTNKGVELGLNYNDKALRGNLTYGIGVNFSTYRNLVTRTNGDPATQFFGFSNLRLPTGTVSVTQQGFPLASFFGYFVDGIFQSDEEGAAAPRQFDGVTNRAGNFRFRDINNDGLITAADRTIIGNPHPDFMYGFNVNVGYKNFRLDLLGQGVQGNQIFNYVKYWTDFPTFAGNRSRRMLEQSWRPGSTNAVLPLPRSSDNINSNPSTYFLENGSFLRLRNIQLTYTLPKTVFSRLNLSNANVYVQAQNWLTFTKYSGLDPEINLRSSSGIGQDRQLGVDEGAYPASRALLVGLSLGF; translated from the coding sequence TTGAAACGTACACTACCGGTTTTGCTCCTGAGCTGGTTTTTGTGCATAACCGCTTTTGCACAGGACCGGCGACTAACAGGCCGGGTTCTGGACGGTAACGACAATAGCCCGCTACCAGGGGCCAACGTTGTTATCAAAGGAACACAAACGGGCGTAGTTACCGACGCCAACGGGCAGTTCACGCTGCAACTGCCAGCGGGCCGTACCGTACTGACGGTTTCGGCCATTGGCTTCGCAACCCAGGAAGCTACCATTGGCAATCAGAGCGATCTCGCCATTACGTTAACCCCCGACATAAAAACGCTGAGCGAAGTTGTTGTAACGGGATACGGCACCCAATCGAAGAAAGACATTACGGGCGCAGTAGCCTCTATCGACTCGAAAGCCTTGCTGGCGGTGCCCATCACCAACGCGGCTCAGGGCTTGCAGGGGCGCATTGCGGGTGTGAACGTCAGCAACGATAACTCGCCGGGCGGGGGCATCATGGTGCGTATTCGGGGATTTGGTACTATTAACGATAACACCCCGCTCTACGTAATCGACGGTGTACCAACGCAGGGCAACCTCAACACCATCAACCCGAATGATATTGAGTCGATGCAAATTCTGAAAGATGCGTCGGCAGCCAGCATCTATGGGTCGCGGGCAGGTAATGGGGTTGTTATTATCACCACTAAAAAAGGAAAAGCCGGTAAACCACGCCTGACTTACGACGCTTACTACGGGCAACAGAGTGCCTGGAAATTCCTGGACCTGCTTAACACGCAGGAGTACGCCAATCTGGTTTGGGAAGCAGGCATAAATTCGCTCAACCCGCTCCGCAACGGTGTGCCGCAGCCAGGCACCAATGGGCAGCTAACATACCCCCGCCATGCCCAGTTTGGCAACGGTGCCCGGCCTGTAATTCCTTACTGGATTCTGCCCGCAGGCAGCACCGACCCCAACGACCCACGCGCTGCCGACGCGCTCTACAACAACACGCCCACGGCCCGCAACCTGATTACCCGCGCCAATCAGGAAGGCACCGACTGGTACGACGTTATTTTCAACCCCGCCCCTATTCAGAATCACCAGATTGGCGTATCGGGGGCTACCGAAGCGGCCCGCTACGCCATGTCGCTCAACTACTTCGATCAAAAAGGCATTATGGAGTATACGAGCTACAAACGCTATGCACTGCGAGCCAACACCGAATTTAACGTGACTAAGCGCGTTCGCATCGGTGAAAACTTCCAGGTATCATATGGCGAACGTATCGGGCAACCTAACGGCAACCAGAACGAGGCTAATCCCGTGTCGTTCGCCTACCGTATTCAGCCCATCATACCGGTCTACGACATTCGTAATTACTTTGCCGGTACGTCGGGGGCCGACCTCGACAACGCCCGCAACCCGCTGGCCGATCTATGGCGAAACAAAGACAATAAAGAGCGGGAAATCAGGCTGTTTGGTAACGCCTACGCCGATTTCGACATCCTGAAAAACCTGACCTTCCGCACCAGTTTCGGCGTTGATTATAACCTGTTCAACGTTCGGCGGTATCGGGCCATCGACGTAGAGTCGAACGAACAGGCCGGGTCGAATTCGCTGATTCAGGAAAACCGATACGACTACACCTGGACCTGGTACAACACGCTGACCTATAATATGACCATTGCCAACCGGCACCGCTTCAACGTCATTCTGGGCACCGAAGCCATCAAAAGCTTTGGCGAAGGGTTTCTGGCCGAACGGCAGGGCTTTGCTTCCGACGACCTCACCAACCGTTACCTGTTTGCAGGCCGCAATATTATCCGGGCCGACGGTCGGCCATTTGTCGACTACCGGCTGGCATCGGAATTTGGCCGAATCAACTACGCACTCGACGACAAGTATCTGGTTGACTTCACCTTGCGCCGTGACCGTTCGTCGCGGTTTGCGCCCAATTTCCGCACGGCCATTTTCCCGGCAGCAAGCGTGGGCTGGCGCGTATCACGCGAGGGCTTTCTGTCGCGGCTGTCGTGGCTGACCGATGCCAAACTGCGGGCAGGCTGGGGCCGAACCGGCAACCAGTCGATTGGCGATTATAACTTCGCCACGCAATATGCCTCATCGCCCGAATCGTCGTTTTATGACCTGACCGGCTCACGCACGTCGTCGTTTCAGGGTTACGAACTGGCGCAGTTTGGCAACGAAAACGCCCGCTGGGAAACTACTACATCTACCAACATCGGCCTTGATGCTACGTTGCTCAAAGGTCGCTTAGACCTCAATTTCGACTGGTTCAACCGCCGAACCACCGATATGCTGTTTCCGGTGGAAGTGCAGTTCACACAGGGCGTAGCCACCAATCCATTCCAGAATATCGGCGAGATGACTAATAAAGGGGTTGAACTGGGCCTGAATTATAACGACAAAGCCCTGCGCGGTAATCTGACCTATGGCATCGGCGTCAACTTCTCGACCTACCGTAACCTCGTTACCCGTACCAACGGCGACCCGGCTACGCAGTTTTTCGGCTTCTCAAACCTGCGCTTACCAACTGGCACTGTGAGCGTTACGCAGCAGGGCTTCCCGCTGGCATCGTTCTTTGGCTATTTTGTGGACGGTATCTTCCAGTCGGACGAGGAAGGCGCGGCTGCCCCGCGTCAGTTCGACGGTGTTACCAACCGGGCGGGTAATTTCCGGTTCCGCGATATCAATAACGATGGCCTGATTACAGCCGCCGACCGTACCATCATCGGCAACCCCCATCCCGATTTCATGTACGGCTTCAACGTGAACGTAGGCTACAAAAACTTTCGGCTCGATTTGCTTGGGCAGGGTGTACAGGGCAACCAGATTTTCAACTACGTAAAATACTGGACCGACTTCCCAACGTTTGCTGGCAACCGCAGCCGCCGGATGCTCGAACAATCATGGCGACCGGGCAGTACCAACGCCGTACTGCCGCTGCCCCGCTCCAGCGATAACATCAACTCGAACCCGTCGACCTATTTCCTCGAAAACGGTTCATTTCTGCGGCTGCGGAACATTCAGCTTACCTACACGCTGCCGAAAACCGTGTTCAGTCGCCTGAACCTGAGCAATGCCAACGTGTATGTTCAGGCGCAAAACTGGCTGACTTTCACGAAGTACAGCGGCCTCGACCCCGAAATCAACCTACGGAGTTCGAGCGGCATCGGGCAAGACCGGCAATTGGGCGTTGACGAAGGCGCGTATCCGGCGTCGCGGGCGTTGCTGGTGGGTTTAAGTCTTGGTTTTTAA
- a CDS encoding RagB/SusD family nutrient uptake outer membrane protein, with protein sequence MTFKLHKPLSMLLLSGALLLGPTSCKDFLEEQAPSALTPDSFYTIPDHAEAAIAAVYADLRGMYGGAGIFSSTWQMLEAPTGTSTTETAQNSDLNNLYSLVYDGNTAHIINAWGSLYRVIANANLVLDKVPGITPMNADQKARILAEARFLRAYAYFHAVRLWGDVPLITKPQDTTTEDFNPARTPQEQVYNQIVADLVEAEKAPLAWMNQNGRVGMAAVKSQLAKVYLTMAGFPLSKGATHFKLAADKAFEVITYANANPTAIGLFPTYMNVHDERLENRLEHIFSLQYNVVVAGNPMGNMFPNFKAVTFAGPGGTGSTVPVAAFYNSYETGDLRAKDQEGWFYTTYFTNGNGARFNLGAPYIFKHFNFVANGIEGIPGTRNDNLNVPQIRYAEVLLTYAEAQNELGPPTQAAYDAYKRVRDRAKLTTPAIGTFTQASFREAVWRERWWELCYEQITWYDMVRLRRSFNPTTRQFVNFVGAISPSSNAPYQEKHLLFPIPRPELLNNPNLKTQNPGYPGV encoded by the coding sequence ATGACTTTCAAACTACATAAACCACTAAGCATGCTGCTCCTGAGCGGGGCCTTGCTACTGGGACCAACCAGTTGTAAAGATTTCTTAGAGGAGCAGGCTCCGTCGGCCCTTACGCCCGACAGTTTCTATACCATTCCCGACCATGCCGAAGCAGCCATTGCAGCCGTCTATGCTGACCTGCGGGGTATGTATGGCGGAGCCGGTATTTTCTCTTCGACCTGGCAGATGCTCGAAGCCCCTACCGGCACGTCTACTACCGAGACAGCTCAGAACTCTGACCTGAACAATTTGTACTCGCTGGTGTACGACGGCAACACAGCCCATATCATCAACGCCTGGGGCAGCCTGTATCGGGTTATCGCCAACGCTAACCTCGTACTCGACAAAGTGCCGGGCATCACACCGATGAATGCTGACCAAAAAGCGCGGATTCTGGCTGAGGCCCGCTTTTTGCGTGCTTACGCCTACTTTCATGCCGTGCGTCTGTGGGGTGATGTGCCGCTGATTACCAAGCCGCAGGATACTACCACCGAGGACTTTAATCCCGCACGCACCCCGCAGGAGCAGGTATACAATCAGATTGTGGCTGATCTGGTAGAGGCCGAGAAAGCTCCTCTTGCCTGGATGAATCAGAACGGACGCGTGGGTATGGCTGCCGTGAAGTCGCAGTTAGCCAAAGTGTACCTGACAATGGCCGGTTTCCCGCTCAGCAAAGGTGCGACCCACTTCAAACTGGCGGCCGACAAAGCGTTTGAAGTAATAACCTATGCCAACGCCAACCCAACCGCTATCGGGCTGTTTCCGACCTACATGAACGTACACGACGAGCGGCTCGAAAACCGGCTGGAGCATATTTTCTCGCTGCAATACAACGTGGTCGTAGCCGGAAATCCGATGGGCAACATGTTCCCCAACTTCAAGGCGGTAACGTTTGCCGGGCCCGGCGGCACGGGAAGTACGGTGCCGGTGGCGGCTTTCTACAACTCGTATGAAACAGGTGATTTGCGGGCCAAAGATCAGGAGGGCTGGTTCTATACAACCTACTTCACGAATGGCAATGGAGCGCGATTTAACCTCGGTGCGCCCTACATTTTCAAGCACTTTAATTTCGTAGCAAACGGAATAGAAGGCATACCGGGTACACGCAACGACAACCTGAACGTGCCGCAGATTCGCTATGCCGAAGTGCTGCTGACCTACGCCGAAGCGCAGAACGAACTGGGGCCACCTACGCAGGCCGCTTACGATGCCTATAAGCGCGTTCGCGACCGGGCCAAACTGACCACGCCGGCAATCGGTACGTTTACGCAGGCTTCCTTCCGCGAAGCCGTTTGGCGCGAGCGTTGGTGGGAGTTGTGCTACGAGCAGATTACATGGTACGATATGGTTCGTTTACGGCGGTCGTTCAACCCCACTACGCGCCAGTTTGTTAACTTCGTGGGAGCCATCTCACCGTCGTCCAACGCGCCGTATCAGGAGAAGCACCTGCTGTTCCCGATTCCCCGGCCTGAACTGCTTAACAACCCGAACCTGAAGACGCAGAATCCGGGCTATCCGGGCGTGTAA
- a CDS encoding RagB/SusD family nutrient uptake outer membrane protein, with amino-acid sequence MLTTAALTTLSTSCSDKFLEVQPTAVLSDASLANREGLNLLLIGAYSMLDGVQALSSFSDWHGAADNWVYGSVTSDDAYKGSIETDQPEITFIETRNIQADNNHFRGKWRAMYDGIARTNDVMLMTARVNDMSDAEKTQARAQARFLRGHYHFEAKKMWNMAPYIDETIYNPSNPNSTKVPNNENIWPKIEADLKFAYDNLPETQTQRGRATKWAAGAMLAKAMLFQNKFAEARPLLEAIVASNRYRLVDRYQDNHRIGTNNNAESIFEVQFSVNDGASISNNGNRGATLNYPMGAGALTTCCGFFQPSQNLVNAFKTDENGLPLLDTFNEADVTNDQNILSDQAFTPFAGPLDPRLDHTVGRRGIPFLDWGVHPGRNWIRNQNYAGPYSPKKHVPQRSDAAAGWTWSGNPRQNANNYRMIRLSHVLLWLAEVEVEQGNFERARQLVNQIRRRAANPDGFLRTAAGAPAANYVIREYPASHPAFSNRDRARQAVRFEQRLEFAMEGHRFFDLVRWGTVEQTMNEYYRVEQTKRTYLRGVTFVKGKHEYFPVPVQEIFNSKLDGKETLKQNPGY; translated from the coding sequence ATGCTGACAACAGCCGCCCTCACGACCCTGTCGACGTCCTGCTCCGACAAATTTCTGGAGGTGCAGCCTACTGCCGTACTCAGTGATGCCAGCTTAGCCAACCGCGAGGGGCTGAACCTATTGCTGATTGGTGCTTACTCCATGCTCGACGGCGTACAGGCACTCTCGTCGTTCTCCGACTGGCACGGTGCCGCCGATAACTGGGTATATGGCTCCGTCACCTCCGACGACGCCTACAAAGGCTCGATTGAAACCGATCAGCCCGAAATTACCTTTATCGAAACCCGTAACATTCAGGCTGATAACAACCATTTTCGGGGCAAATGGCGGGCCATGTATGACGGCATCGCCCGCACCAACGACGTGATGTTGATGACCGCACGGGTAAACGATATGAGCGATGCCGAGAAAACCCAGGCACGCGCTCAGGCTCGTTTTTTGCGCGGCCATTACCACTTCGAGGCCAAGAAGATGTGGAACATGGCCCCTTACATCGATGAAACCATCTATAATCCGTCGAACCCGAATAGCACCAAAGTTCCCAACAACGAAAATATCTGGCCCAAAATTGAAGCCGATCTGAAATTCGCCTACGACAATCTGCCCGAAACGCAAACCCAGCGGGGCCGCGCCACCAAATGGGCGGCTGGGGCTATGCTTGCCAAAGCCATGCTGTTTCAGAACAAGTTTGCCGAAGCCAGACCGCTGCTCGAAGCCATCGTAGCCAGCAACCGCTATCGGCTGGTAGATCGGTATCAGGATAACCACCGCATCGGAACCAACAATAATGCCGAATCGATTTTTGAGGTGCAGTTTTCGGTCAACGACGGAGCCTCGATCAGTAACAATGGCAACCGGGGTGCTACGCTGAACTACCCGATGGGAGCTGGTGCATTAACCACCTGCTGCGGCTTTTTCCAGCCATCGCAGAACTTGGTTAATGCATTTAAAACCGACGAAAACGGCCTACCCCTGCTCGATACGTTCAATGAAGCCGACGTTACCAACGACCAGAACATTCTGAGCGATCAGGCATTCACTCCCTTCGCTGGCCCGCTCGACCCCCGGCTCGATCATACCGTAGGACGCCGGGGTATTCCGTTCCTCGATTGGGGCGTTCACCCTGGCCGGAACTGGATTCGTAACCAGAACTATGCCGGACCGTATTCGCCCAAGAAGCACGTGCCACAACGCTCCGACGCGGCAGCAGGCTGGACCTGGAGCGGCAACCCCCGCCAGAATGCCAACAACTACCGCATGATTCGGTTGTCGCACGTGCTGCTGTGGCTGGCCGAAGTTGAGGTAGAACAGGGCAACTTTGAGCGGGCACGGCAGTTGGTGAATCAGATTCGCCGACGGGCCGCCAACCCCGACGGTTTCCTCAGAACGGCGGCTGGTGCTCCGGCGGCTAATTATGTTATTCGCGAGTATCCGGCCAGCCACCCGGCCTTCAGCAACCGCGACCGTGCCCGGCAGGCCGTTCGGTTCGAGCAGCGATTAGAGTTTGCTATGGAAGGCCACCGTTTCTTCGACCTCGTGCGCTGGGGTACTGTTGAGCAAACCATGAACGAGTATTACCGCGTGGAGCAAACCAAACGCACGTATCTGCGGGGGGTTACGTTTGTGAAAGGCAAGCATGAGTATTTCCCGGTGCCGGTTCAGGAAATTTTCAACAGCAAACTCGACGGCAAAGAAACGCTGAAGCAGAATCCGGGCTACTGA
- a CDS encoding Gfo/Idh/MocA family protein: MNNPSSSDRRTFLKQAAALSVFSIVPRHVLGRGFLAPSDQITIGFIGVGKQSGGLRGQFLKNDARIIAACDVDASKVTAFADAVNAHYASKTDKGTYNGCERYDDYRNLLDNKGIDAVVIVTPDHWHGVMVVQAAKAKKDIYCEKPLSLTVQEGRDMVRATRKHKRVFQTGSMQRSWNEFRQAVELVRGGYIGEIKTINVNVGGPPRPWDLDAQPVPAGVNWDAWLGPNTIARPYNSVLLPTPKDTFWGQWRNIDEFGGGGMTDWGAHMFDIAQWGLGMDESGPVDIVPPTRSDASDSSSKGLIYRYANSVEMRHQPVEGKQHCHFIGTEGEIKVARGELITTPTTLKDKIIAEGERRAYFSDNHYKNFLDAIRSRKTPICDVETGHRTATVCTIGNIAYRLKRPLRWNPAKEKFENDAEANALLSRPMRKEWAV, from the coding sequence ATGAACAACCCCTCTTCTTCTGACCGCCGAACGTTTCTCAAACAGGCTGCTGCGCTGTCGGTGTTTTCAATTGTTCCCCGCCACGTACTTGGGCGCGGGTTTCTGGCCCCAAGCGACCAGATTACGATTGGTTTTATCGGGGTTGGCAAACAAAGTGGCGGCCTGCGCGGGCAGTTTCTGAAAAATGACGCCCGCATCATAGCCGCGTGTGATGTCGACGCGTCGAAAGTAACAGCGTTTGCCGATGCTGTAAACGCGCATTATGCCAGCAAAACCGACAAAGGCACCTACAACGGCTGCGAACGCTACGACGATTACCGCAACCTGCTCGATAACAAAGGTATAGACGCTGTGGTAATCGTTACGCCCGACCACTGGCACGGCGTTATGGTGGTTCAGGCGGCTAAAGCCAAAAAAGACATTTATTGCGAGAAACCGCTGTCACTGACCGTGCAGGAAGGCCGCGACATGGTGCGGGCCACCCGCAAGCACAAGCGCGTGTTCCAGACGGGCAGTATGCAGCGGTCGTGGAATGAATTTCGGCAGGCGGTTGAACTGGTGCGGGGGGGCTACATTGGCGAAATCAAAACTATCAACGTGAACGTAGGTGGGCCACCACGCCCGTGGGACCTGGACGCACAGCCCGTGCCTGCCGGGGTCAACTGGGATGCCTGGCTCGGTCCCAACACCATTGCCCGACCGTATAACAGTGTGCTGCTGCCCACGCCTAAAGATACTTTCTGGGGTCAGTGGCGCAATATCGACGAGTTTGGCGGGGGCGGCATGACCGACTGGGGCGCACACATGTTCGACATCGCCCAGTGGGGCTTAGGCATGGACGAATCTGGCCCGGTCGACATCGTTCCGCCTACCCGGTCCGACGCTTCGGACAGCAGTAGCAAGGGCTTGATTTACCGCTATGCCAACAGCGTCGAAATGCGGCATCAGCCCGTTGAAGGCAAACAACACTGCCATTTTATCGGCACCGAAGGCGAAATTAAAGTAGCCCGTGGCGAACTGATCACCACCCCAACCACACTGAAAGACAAGATAATAGCCGAAGGCGAACGCAGGGCATACTTCAGCGATAACCATTACAAAAACTTCTTGGACGCCATCCGCAGCCGCAAAACACCCATCTGCGACGTGGAAACCGGCCACCGCACGGCCACCGTTTGCACTATTGGCAACATAGCGTACCGGCTCAAACGTCCGCTCCGCTGGAATCCGGCCAAAGAAAAATTTGAGAACGACGCCGAAGCGAATGCGTTACTGAGCCGCCCGATGCGAAAGGAGTGGGCGGTGTAA
- a CDS encoding alanine dehydrogenase: MTGFEELAKQTALYPKEAPMAVRTSRNSLLIGLPKEVSLQENRIALTPEAVAILVRNGHNVIVEQGAGEKAKFTDSEYSEAGAQIAYSPKEVYEANLILKIEPLVDAEFEHVRSGSTVISALNLPTHERKYFERINEKNITAFGYEFIEDQAGNMPIIRSMSEIAGSTVMLIAAEYLSNADNGRGIILGGITGVPPTKVVLLGAGTVAEYAVRTALGMGADIKVFDRHLYKLQRLKYAVGQHIYTSIIDSDTLTEAVQRADVVIGAMRADDGLSPVVVTEEMVGRMKPDSVIIDVSIDQGGNFETSRMTTHKQPTFRHMGVIHYCVPNIAARVAYTASMALSNVFLPFLLETGTTGGIEQMLYANRWFMKGVYAHRGTLTNLYIARKFNMRFKDLQLLLAARF; this comes from the coding sequence GTGACTGGATTTGAAGAATTAGCCAAGCAAACGGCACTCTACCCCAAAGAAGCTCCGATGGCCGTAAGAACCAGCCGGAATAGTTTGCTTATTGGCCTGCCGAAAGAGGTATCGCTTCAGGAAAACCGGATTGCGCTCACACCCGAAGCGGTGGCAATTCTGGTGCGCAACGGCCACAACGTGATTGTTGAGCAGGGCGCAGGCGAGAAAGCTAAATTTACCGACTCGGAATACAGCGAAGCGGGGGCGCAAATTGCTTATTCGCCCAAAGAGGTGTACGAAGCCAATCTGATTCTAAAAATCGAACCATTGGTCGATGCCGAGTTTGAGCATGTTCGGTCGGGCAGTACGGTGATTTCAGCGTTGAATTTACCCACGCATGAGCGGAAGTATTTCGAAAGAATCAACGAAAAAAATATTACGGCGTTCGGCTACGAATTCATTGAGGATCAAGCTGGTAATATGCCCATTATTCGGTCGATGAGCGAAATTGCGGGTAGTACGGTCATGCTTATTGCTGCCGAATACCTCAGCAACGCCGACAATGGCCGGGGTATCATTCTGGGCGGTATCACGGGCGTTCCGCCTACGAAGGTGGTGTTGCTCGGCGCGGGCACGGTAGCCGAATACGCCGTTCGCACAGCCCTCGGCATGGGAGCCGACATTAAGGTGTTCGACCGGCATCTATACAAATTGCAACGGCTTAAATACGCCGTTGGGCAGCATATCTACACGTCTATTATCGACTCCGACACGCTGACCGAAGCCGTTCAACGCGCCGACGTGGTGATTGGTGCCATGCGGGCCGACGATGGCCTGAGTCCGGTAGTCGTAACCGAAGAAATGGTGGGGCGCATGAAACCCGATTCCGTTATTATCGACGTGTCCATCGACCAGGGTGGCAACTTCGAGACGTCGCGCATGACCACCCACAAGCAGCCCACTTTTCGGCACATGGGCGTGATTCATTACTGCGTGCCAAACATTGCCGCCCGCGTGGCCTATACGGCCAGTATGGCACTAAGCAACGTGTTTCTGCCCTTCCTGCTGGAAACCGGCACCACCGGCGGCATCGAGCAGATGCTGTATGCGAACCGTTGGTTTATGAAAGGTGTTTATGCCCATAGAGGTACGCTGACCAATCTATACATCGCCCGCAAATTCAACATGCGGTTCAAAGATTTGCAGTTACTGCTGGCCGCACGGTTTTAA
- the tsaE gene encoding tRNA (adenosine(37)-N6)-threonylcarbamoyltransferase complex ATPase subunit type 1 TsaE, translating into MKLHFHQLDELDTVAHRLLADGREQSVWLFEGEMGAGKTTLIKALCRALGVVSMVQSPTFSIVNEYTTHEGHSVYHFDCYRLRNEAEALDIGIEEYFDSGNYCFIEWPERIASLWPPAYYHIHLTADETERRTVESTTVH; encoded by the coding sequence ATGAAGCTGCACTTTCACCAACTCGACGAACTCGATACCGTTGCCCACCGGCTGCTTGCCGACGGGCGCGAACAGTCGGTCTGGCTGTTTGAGGGTGAGATGGGGGCGGGTAAAACTACGCTCATCAAAGCCCTGTGCCGGGCGTTGGGCGTAGTGAGCATGGTGCAAAGCCCAACGTTTTCTATTGTCAACGAGTATACTACCCACGAAGGTCATTCGGTTTACCATTTCGACTGCTACCGGCTCCGCAACGAAGCCGAAGCGTTGGACATTGGCATCGAAGAGTACTTCGACTCGGGTAATTATTGCTTTATCGAATGGCCCGAACGTATCGCATCGCTCTGGCCGCCAGCGTATTACCACATCCACCTTACCGCCGACGAAACCGAACGGCGAACGGTGGAATCGACTACTGTTCATTAG